A region of Lichenibacterium dinghuense DNA encodes the following proteins:
- a CDS encoding response regulator, protein MALTQAVTILMIEDDDGHARLIEKNIRRAGLSNEILHLRNGTAAVEFLFGPDGAPRAHHTPFMILLDLNLPDMSGVDILSRVKADERFRRAPVIVLTTTDDKAEIDRCYDLGCNVYITKPLIYQSFAEAIRQLGLFLSVIQLPEQAPT, encoded by the coding sequence ATGGCATTGACCCAGGCCGTCACGATCCTGATGATCGAGGACGACGACGGCCACGCGCGCCTGATCGAGAAGAACATCCGCCGCGCCGGCCTGTCGAACGAGATCCTGCACCTGCGGAACGGCACGGCGGCGGTGGAGTTCCTGTTCGGCCCGGACGGGGCGCCGCGCGCCCATCACACGCCCTTCATGATCCTGCTCGACCTCAACCTGCCCGACATGAGCGGCGTCGACATCCTGAGCCGCGTCAAGGCCGACGAGCGGTTCCGCCGCGCGCCGGTGATCGTGCTGACCACGACGGACGACAAGGCCGAGATCGACCGCTGCTACGACCTCGGCTGCAACGTTTACATCACGAAGCCCCTCATCTATCAGAGCTTCGCCGAGGCGATCCGGCAACTGGGGCTGTTTCTGTCCGTGATCCAGCTTCCCGAGCAGGCACCAACGTGA
- a CDS encoding sensor histidine kinase, which translates to MTGHRLLYIDDDPAIGRFVQRRLGRLGHAVETAEDGEAGLARLAAGGFDAVALDHYMPGRDGLDVLDAIRALPDAPPVIFVTGTSESRVAVSALKAGATDYVVKDVGGEFVELLDAAVRSAVAGVVLRRDKEAADRAIVEARDRFEALAAERQVLMREVNHRVGNSLQLVAAFLHLQAGGSASPETREALNEANRRVLAIAQVHRRLYTSDDVKTVALDSYLAALVEDLRESSDATGGVAQLSLDAVPVMVDADSAVTIGVIVTELVINAMKYAYPSGSGPVRVRLDAGDAERTCRLTVEDDGVGRSEAAGRRSGPASSGIGRTIIKAMASKLDTTVAYDDAGAGTRAVMVFTLGEPKLAPPPTP; encoded by the coding sequence GTGACGGGCCACCGGCTTCTCTACATCGACGACGATCCGGCCATCGGGCGCTTCGTGCAGCGCCGTCTGGGCCGGCTCGGCCACGCGGTCGAGACCGCCGAGGACGGCGAGGCCGGCCTGGCCCGACTCGCCGCCGGCGGCTTCGACGCCGTAGCGCTCGACCACTACATGCCCGGCCGCGACGGGCTCGACGTGCTCGACGCCATCCGGGCCCTGCCCGACGCGCCCCCGGTGATCTTCGTCACCGGCACCAGCGAGAGCCGCGTCGCGGTCTCGGCCCTGAAGGCGGGCGCGACCGACTACGTCGTGAAGGACGTCGGGGGCGAGTTCGTCGAGCTCCTCGACGCGGCTGTGCGCTCGGCCGTGGCCGGCGTGGTGTTGCGCCGCGACAAGGAGGCGGCCGACCGGGCCATCGTGGAAGCGCGCGACCGCTTCGAGGCGCTGGCGGCCGAGCGGCAGGTGCTGATGCGCGAGGTGAACCACCGCGTCGGCAACTCGCTCCAGCTCGTCGCGGCCTTCCTCCACCTCCAGGCGGGCGGCTCAGCCTCGCCCGAAACCCGGGAAGCCCTCAACGAGGCCAACCGGCGAGTCCTGGCCATCGCCCAGGTCCACCGCAGGCTCTACACGTCGGACGACGTCAAGACCGTGGCGCTCGACAGCTACCTCGCGGCGCTGGTCGAGGACCTGCGCGAGTCGAGCGACGCGACGGGGGGCGTGGCGCAGCTGTCGCTCGACGCCGTGCCGGTGATGGTCGACGCCGACAGCGCGGTGACGATCGGCGTGATCGTGACGGAGCTCGTCATCAACGCGATGAAATACGCGTACCCGAGCGGCAGCGGGCCGGTCCGGGTGCGGCTGGACGCCGGCGACGCGGAACGCACCTGCCGCCTGACCGTCGAGGACGACGGGGTGGGCCGGTCCGAAGCCGCCGGCCGGCGGTCCGGGCCGGCGTCGAGCGGCATCGGCCGCACGATCATCAAGGCCATGGCGTCAAAGCTCGACACCACGGTGGCCTACGACGACGCCGGCGCGGGCACCCGCGCCGTGATGGTCTTCACGCTCGGCGAGCCGAAGCTCGCGCCGCCGCCGACGCCGTGA
- the groES gene encoding co-chaperone GroES — MNFRPLHDRVVVKRLEGEEKTKGGIIIPDTAKEKPQEGEIVAVGPGGRDESGKLTPLDVKAGDKVLFGKWSGTEVKIDGQDLLIMKESDIMGVVG; from the coding sequence ATGAATTTCCGTCCCCTGCACGACCGCGTGGTCGTCAAGCGTCTCGAAGGCGAAGAGAAGACCAAGGGCGGCATCATCATCCCGGACACCGCCAAGGAGAAGCCCCAGGAAGGCGAGATCGTCGCCGTGGGCCCCGGCGGCCGGGACGAGAGCGGCAAGCTTACCCCCCTCGACGTGAAGGCCGGCGACAAGGTGCTGTTCGGCAAGTGGTCCGGCACCGAGGTCAAGATCGACGGCCAGGATCTCCTCATCATGAAGGAGAGCGACATCATGGGCGTGGTCGGCTGA
- a CDS encoding response regulator transcription factor: protein MPAIALVDDDRNILTSVSLTLEAEGYRVQTYTDGAAALDGLKTNPPDLAIFDIKMPRMDGMELLRRLRQKSDLPVIFLTSKDEEIDELFGLKMGADDFIRKPFSQRLLVERVKAILRRANPKEAAAQKESEAKLLERGNLKMDPERHTCTWRNEQVVLTVTEFLILQALATRPGVVKSRNALMDAAYDDQVYVDDRTIDSHIKRLRKKFKVVDDDFEMIETLYGVGYRFKEA, encoded by the coding sequence ATGCCGGCCATCGCCCTCGTCGACGACGACAGAAACATCCTCACCTCCGTGTCGCTCACCCTGGAAGCCGAGGGCTACCGGGTGCAGACCTACACGGACGGCGCCGCGGCGCTGGACGGCCTCAAGACCAACCCGCCCGACCTCGCCATCTTCGACATCAAGATGCCCCGCATGGACGGCATGGAGCTGCTGCGCCGCCTGCGGCAGAAGTCCGACCTGCCGGTGATCTTCCTGACCTCGAAGGACGAGGAGATCGACGAGCTGTTCGGCCTCAAGATGGGCGCCGACGACTTCATCCGGAAGCCGTTCTCGCAGCGCCTGCTGGTGGAGCGCGTCAAGGCCATCCTGCGCCGCGCCAACCCCAAGGAGGCCGCCGCTCAGAAGGAGTCGGAGGCCAAGCTGCTGGAGCGCGGCAACCTCAAGATGGACCCCGAGCGCCACACCTGCACCTGGAGGAACGAGCAGGTGGTGCTCACCGTCACCGAGTTCCTGATCCTGCAGGCCCTGGCGACCCGGCCCGGCGTCGTGAAGAGCCGCAACGCCCTCATGGACGCCGCCTACGACGACCAGGTCTACGTCGACGACCGCACCATCGACAGCCACATCAAGCGGCTGCGCAAGAAGTTCAAGGTCGTGGACGACGACTTCGAGATGATCGAGACGCTGTACGGCGTCGGCTACCGCTTCAAGGAAGCGTGA
- a CDS encoding sensor histidine kinase, with the protein MLKRWAAPPALRRPRSASGRIILVLGACGLAFILGTAGYIAAHERQIAFREARASAQGAAFSLADHASRLFEVSDLALRTATLSLSDMPWDEAEASRSLHDELRATSDVLPYIRDLVLADADGRLRAATLAFPVPQVSLVDRPAFAAVRGGAEGLILGDPIVGKVSGKPSFLIARRLVGADGRFRGMAAATADLDYFLTYWRRLELANDAHVALVRPGGGQVLVRLPEVPPIAPTSLPALSAAVAARPVAGLYDPAPERLGFYQRVGDLPVYLTVSYSEAAVEAGWRAWLWGFLLFPAAAILALFGLLALARRQSRVEARASLAVDRARAALATANLRLEQRVAERTADLRESNAEVQRFAYIVSHDLRAPLVNIMGFTSELQRLRADIFPESAVAADPTLRADFDEAIGFIQSSIDKMDRLIKAILTLARQGSRVFQPEPVDMGVLMRSIVDGVAHRALSAGATLSVGPMPVLVVDRIAAEQVFSNLVDNAVKYLRPGVPGRVSVTAEVADGRAAVRVADDGRGIDPRDHGRVFELFRRSGAQDRPGDGIGLAHVKTLVRQLGGTIALDSAPGRGSTFTVTLPLEPHGTGP; encoded by the coding sequence GTGCTGAAGCGCTGGGCCGCCCCTCCGGCGTTGCGCCGTCCGCGCTCCGCGTCGGGCCGCATCATCCTCGTGCTCGGCGCCTGCGGGCTCGCCTTCATCCTCGGCACGGCCGGCTACATCGCCGCGCACGAGCGCCAGATCGCCTTCCGCGAGGCGCGCGCCTCCGCCCAGGGCGCGGCCTTCTCGCTGGCCGACCACGCGTCGCGCCTGTTCGAGGTGAGCGACCTCGCGCTCCGCACCGCCACCCTGTCGCTCAGCGACATGCCCTGGGACGAGGCGGAAGCGTCGCGCTCGCTGCACGACGAGCTGAGGGCCACGTCCGACGTCCTGCCCTACATCCGCGACCTCGTCCTCGCCGACGCCGACGGCCGCCTGCGGGCCGCCACGCTGGCCTTCCCGGTGCCGCAGGTGTCGTTGGTCGACCGGCCGGCCTTCGCGGCGGTGCGCGGCGGGGCCGAGGGCCTCATCCTCGGCGACCCCATCGTCGGCAAGGTCAGCGGCAAGCCGTCCTTCCTCATCGCGCGGCGGCTGGTCGGAGCCGACGGGCGATTCCGCGGCATGGCCGCCGCCACGGCGGACCTCGACTACTTCCTGACATACTGGCGCCGCCTGGAGCTGGCCAACGACGCCCATGTGGCGCTGGTCCGCCCCGGCGGCGGGCAGGTGCTGGTGCGCCTGCCCGAGGTGCCGCCCATCGCGCCGACGTCGCTGCCCGCGCTGAGCGCGGCGGTCGCGGCTCGGCCCGTCGCCGGCCTCTACGACCCCGCGCCCGAGCGGCTCGGCTTCTACCAGCGCGTCGGCGACCTGCCGGTCTACCTCACGGTGAGCTACAGCGAGGCGGCGGTGGAGGCCGGCTGGCGCGCCTGGCTGTGGGGTTTCCTGCTGTTCCCCGCCGCCGCGATCCTGGCGCTCTTCGGCCTCCTGGCGCTGGCGCGGCGGCAGAGCCGCGTCGAGGCGCGGGCGAGCCTCGCGGTCGACCGCGCGCGGGCGGCCCTGGCCACCGCCAACCTCCGGCTGGAGCAGCGCGTGGCCGAGCGCACCGCCGACCTCCGCGAAAGCAACGCCGAGGTGCAGCGCTTCGCCTACATCGTCAGCCACGACCTCCGGGCGCCGCTCGTCAACATCATGGGATTCACCTCCGAGCTGCAGCGCCTGCGCGCCGACATCTTCCCCGAGTCCGCCGTCGCGGCCGATCCCACGCTGCGGGCCGACTTCGACGAGGCCATCGGCTTCATCCAGTCCTCGATCGACAAGATGGACCGGCTGATCAAGGCGATTCTGACCCTGGCGCGCCAGGGCTCGCGCGTGTTCCAGCCCGAGCCGGTCGACATGGGCGTGCTGATGCGGTCGATCGTCGACGGCGTGGCCCACCGGGCGCTGTCGGCCGGCGCCACCCTGTCGGTCGGGCCGATGCCGGTCCTCGTGGTCGACCGGATCGCCGCCGAGCAGGTCTTCTCCAACCTCGTCGACAACGCGGTGAAGTACCTGCGCCCCGGCGTGCCCGGCCGCGTGTCGGTCACGGCCGAGGTCGCGGACGGCCGCGCCGCCGTCCGGGTCGCCGACGACGGCCGCGGGATCGACCCGCGCGACCACGGCCGGGTGTTCGAGCTGTTCCGGCGCTCCGGCGCGCAGGACCGGCCCGGCGACGGCATCGGCCTCGCCCACGTGAAGACGCTGGTGCGCCAGCTCGGCGGCACCATCGCGCTCGACTCCGCCCCAGGACGCGGCAGCACCTTCACGGTGACGCTGCCGCTCGAACCCCACGGAACCGGCCCATGA